A region of Acidobacteriota bacterium DNA encodes the following proteins:
- a CDS encoding amidohydrolase produces MRISGIVARVVIGVLLLVPVLATAQGMDANAVLASIDQKGAVYRDVAMKIWSFAEVGYQETKSSALLQEQLKAAGFTVTAGVAEIPTAFTATWGAGKPVIGIIGEFDALPGLSQAAEPSKRALVPEGAGHGCGHHLFGTAATASAIAVKEWLSANQRSGTLRFYGTPAEEGGAGKVYMLRAGLFDDVDAVVTMHPGDRNASSASSTLANITGKFRFRGLSAHASSAPDRGRSALDGVEAMNNMVNLMREHVPSNSRIHYVITNGGRAPNVVPDFAEAYYYARHNDMRVLDGIWERITNAARGAALGTGTTMELELTGAVWNVLPNTYLVGLMQQNLRKVGGYEYTPAEREFAEGIRKSLDGELPPIDSANSVFAPEAGVGSASTDLGDVSWRVPTVQLTAATWVPGTPAHSWQAVAAGGMSIGAKGMMVAAKGMTLMAMDLFSDPAHLVKAREEFDERRGPNFKYSTRLADRKPALDYRK; encoded by the coding sequence ATGAGGATTTCAGGAATCGTGGCCCGTGTCGTGATCGGCGTGCTCCTGCTCGTGCCGGTCCTGGCGACCGCGCAGGGCATGGATGCCAACGCCGTGCTCGCCTCGATCGATCAGAAGGGCGCCGTCTACCGCGACGTCGCCATGAAGATCTGGTCGTTCGCCGAGGTCGGCTACCAGGAAACCAAGAGCAGCGCCCTGTTACAGGAACAGCTCAAGGCGGCCGGCTTCACCGTGACTGCGGGTGTGGCCGAAATTCCCACCGCGTTCACCGCCACCTGGGGCGCGGGCAAGCCCGTGATCGGGATCATCGGCGAGTTCGATGCGCTGCCGGGCCTGTCGCAGGCGGCCGAGCCCAGCAAGCGCGCGCTGGTGCCCGAAGGCGCCGGCCACGGCTGCGGCCACCACTTGTTCGGCACCGCCGCCACCGCCTCGGCCATCGCCGTCAAGGAGTGGCTGAGCGCCAACCAGCGCTCCGGCACCTTGCGCTTCTATGGCACGCCGGCCGAAGAGGGCGGCGCCGGCAAGGTCTACATGCTGCGCGCGGGCCTGTTTGACGACGTCGATGCCGTGGTCACCATGCACCCAGGCGACCGCAACGCCTCGAGCGCCTCGAGCACGCTCGCCAACATCACCGGCAAGTTCCGCTTCCGCGGTCTCTCGGCCCACGCTTCGTCGGCGCCCGATCGCGGCCGCTCGGCGCTCGACGGCGTCGAGGCCATGAACAACATGGTCAACCTGATGCGCGAGCACGTGCCCTCCAACTCCCGCATCCACTACGTGATCACCAACGGTGGCCGCGCCCCGAACGTCGTCCCCGACTTCGCCGAGGCCTACTACTACGCCCGGCACAACGACATGCGCGTGCTCGACGGCATCTGGGAACGCATTACCAACGCCGCGCGTGGCGCCGCGCTCGGCACCGGCACGACGATGGAGTTGGAGCTGACCGGCGCGGTGTGGAACGTGCTGCCGAACACCTATCTCGTCGGACTGATGCAGCAGAACCTGCGCAAGGTGGGGGGCTATGAGTACACCCCGGCCGAGCGCGAGTTCGCCGAAGGCATTCGCAAGTCGCTCGACGGTGAGCTGCCGCCCATCGACAGCGCCAACTCGGTGTTCGCCCCCGAGGCCGGCGTCGGCAGCGCCTCGACCGACCTGGGCGATGTCAGCTGGCGCGTGCCGACCGTGCAGTTGACGGCGGCGACGTGGGTGCCGGGCACGCCGGCCCACAGCTGGCAGGCCGTGGCCGCCGGCGGCATGTCGATTGGCGCCAAGGGCATGATGGTGGCGGCGAAGGGCATGACGCTGATGGCGATGGATTTGTTTTCGGATCCCGCGCACCTCGTCAAGGCCCGGGAAGAGTTCGACGAGCGGCGTGGGCCCAACTTCAAGTACTCGACTCGCCTGGCGGATCGCAAGCCGGCGCTTGATTACCGAAAATAA
- a CDS encoding YvcK family protein: MRLREINLGCFGGGTGLPSLLGGLKRNPWLRLNAVVTMFDSGGSSGQLRDELGVLPPGDVLRCALALSRNEGEARRVLLARLPTLEHARLGGHTGGNLLLSMMERYSGDFLAAVDGLRALLGCRGFVWPVSVEQATLCAEYADRQVTRGEVEVDQGHARGHHVTRVWLEPPAQIHPGVKAAIGTFDAVVIGPGSFFTSLLPTLLVDGVADALAGVSGPIVLVSNLLTEGRGMNGFTAADEASWVSRTIGRPVDVVIANEGYPSADAVAQYAAEHKQPLAIGQLPAGTEVVTGEFWRSEMARHDRRRLSYAVWSVLSRRLLV, encoded by the coding sequence ATGCGCCTGCGCGAAATCAATTTGGGATGTTTTGGCGGCGGCACCGGCCTGCCGAGCTTGTTGGGCGGCCTCAAACGCAACCCATGGTTGCGCTTGAACGCCGTCGTCACCATGTTCGACTCGGGAGGCAGTTCGGGCCAGTTGCGCGACGAGCTGGGCGTGCTGCCGCCCGGCGATGTGCTGCGGTGCGCGCTTGCGCTGTCGCGCAATGAAGGCGAGGCGCGGCGCGTGCTGCTGGCCCGCCTGCCGACACTCGAGCATGCCCGGCTCGGCGGGCACACCGGCGGCAACCTGCTGCTGTCGATGATGGAGCGTTACAGCGGCGACTTTCTGGCCGCGGTTGACGGCCTGCGGGCCCTGCTCGGCTGCCGCGGCTTCGTCTGGCCGGTCAGCGTCGAGCAGGCGACGCTTTGCGCCGAGTATGCCGATCGGCAAGTGACGCGCGGCGAAGTCGAGGTGGACCAGGGCCACGCTCGCGGCCATCACGTGACCCGCGTCTGGCTCGAGCCGCCGGCGCAGATTCATCCGGGCGTCAAGGCCGCCATCGGCACCTTCGATGCGGTGGTGATCGGTCCGGGCAGTTTCTTCACGAGCCTGTTGCCGACGCTGCTGGTGGACGGCGTCGCCGACGCCCTCGCCGGCGTCTCGGGCCCGATCGTGCTGGTGTCAAACCTGCTGACTGAAGGTCGCGGCATGAACGGCTTCACCGCTGCCGACGAAGCGTCGTGGGTCAGCCGCACCATCGGCCGGCCGGTGGACGTGGTGATTGCCAACGAAGGGTACCCCTCGGCTGACGCGGTGGCGCAGTACGCCGCCGAACACAAGCAGCCGCTGGCGATCGGCCAACTGCCGGCGGGCACCGAGGTGGTGACCGGCGAGTTCTGGCGTTCGGAGATGGCGCGGCACGACCGCCGGCGCCTGTCGTACGCCGTCTGGTCCGTGCTCTCGAGGAGACTGCTCGTATGA